The following are encoded together in the Deinococcus soli (ex Cha et al. 2016) genome:
- a CDS encoding GGDEF domain-containing protein, translating to MTDAPAPLHLTLAQAWEERDTDPVRARQSARAHLNTPAHTQASVLLGYLDWRDGQLPQATEDISAAIGTLRLGQPSVWLGRALNILAALESTVNRADRAVELYEEQVSLARHINDAELTATALHDLAVELRRSDPQRARAHITEALGTFRRLNYTFGVAIAHANLAEFDRDEGDLPSAHRHVQQALRYPHLDQHPHLEASLLTTLLLVQPPGTSAAERRRAQRRLRQLHDDSRNPELRAIVALALAAHADPQAASTLLSDALRDLTLLGDHVLLPDLHEQLSGLLEHLGDPAAALHHLRETLAYTRRTHAAERRQNFQTFEILARIQSLQDQAREERQRNAELQAHLQELRALNARIRELGRTDHLTRLANREHLFTEGEHLVQTATDHTPLSAALIDIDHFKVVNDTWGHQTGDLVLQRVARMILDVARPGDIAARYGGEEFVLLRPGPAGDLSASCHDLQQLIRLHPWSSVAPGMSVTLSIGVAQTATPDFDRLLGDADRRLYRVKRDGRNRVLDHD from the coding sequence ATGACCGACGCGCCCGCCCCACTCCACCTCACCCTGGCGCAGGCCTGGGAGGAGCGCGACACGGACCCCGTCCGCGCCCGCCAGAGTGCCCGCGCGCACCTGAACACCCCCGCGCACACGCAGGCCAGCGTGCTGCTCGGGTACCTCGACTGGCGCGACGGGCAGCTCCCGCAGGCGACCGAGGACATCAGCGCCGCGATCGGCACCCTGCGCCTCGGGCAGCCCAGCGTGTGGCTCGGGCGGGCCCTGAACATCCTCGCGGCCCTCGAAAGCACCGTGAACCGGGCCGACCGCGCCGTCGAACTGTACGAGGAACAGGTCTCCCTGGCCCGGCACATCAATGACGCGGAACTCACCGCGACCGCCCTGCACGACCTCGCTGTCGAACTGCGCCGCAGCGACCCGCAGCGGGCCCGCGCGCACATCACCGAGGCGCTCGGTACCTTCCGGCGGCTGAATTACACCTTCGGCGTCGCCATCGCCCACGCCAACCTCGCCGAATTCGACCGGGACGAGGGTGACCTCCCCAGCGCCCACCGGCACGTGCAGCAGGCCCTGCGCTACCCGCACCTCGACCAGCACCCCCACCTGGAAGCCAGCCTGCTGACCACCCTGCTGCTCGTGCAGCCCCCCGGCACCAGCGCCGCTGAACGCCGCCGCGCCCAGCGGCGCCTGCGGCAGCTGCACGACGACAGCCGCAACCCGGAACTGCGCGCCATCGTCGCCCTGGCCCTCGCCGCGCACGCCGACCCCCAGGCTGCCAGCACGCTGCTCTCAGACGCGCTGCGCGACCTGACGCTCCTGGGTGACCACGTCCTGCTGCCCGACCTGCACGAGCAGCTCAGCGGCCTGCTCGAGCACCTCGGCGATCCCGCCGCCGCCCTGCACCACCTGCGCGAGACCCTCGCCTACACCCGCCGCACCCACGCCGCCGAACGCCGCCAGAACTTCCAGACCTTCGAGATCCTCGCCCGCATCCAGTCCCTGCAGGATCAGGCGCGCGAGGAACGCCAGCGCAACGCCGAACTCCAGGCACACCTGCAGGAACTGCGCGCCCTGAACGCCCGCATCCGCGAACTGGGCCGCACCGACCACCTGACCCGCCTCGCCAACCGCGAGCACCTCTTCACCGAGGGCGAGCACCTCGTGCAGACCGCCACCGACCACACCCCCCTGAGCGCCGCGCTGATCGACATCGACCACTTCAAGGTCGTGAATGACACCTGGGGCCACCAGACGGGTGACCTCGTGCTGCAACGCGTGGCCCGCATGATTCTCGACGTGGCCCGCCCTGGCGACATCGCCGCGCGCTACGGCGGCGAGGAATTCGTGCTGCTGCGCCCGGGGCCCGCCGGGGATCTCAGCGCCAGCTGCCACGACCTCCAGCAGCTCATCCGGCTGCATCCCTGGAGCAGCGTCGCGCCCGGCATGAGCGTCACCCTGAGTATCGGCGTGGCCCAGACGGCCACCCCGGACTTCGACCGGCTGCTCGGGGACGCGGACCGCCGCCTGTACCGCGTGAAACGCGACGGCCGTAACCGCGTCCTCGACCACGACTGA
- a CDS encoding outer membrane lipoprotein carrier protein LolA, giving the protein MSKRLTLTLLAGLLSVAGAQSAQDIVNKVDAAQKAAKDVSFRLSGNASFDSAAQKIDLTVKAIPAQSLARVQFMAPDALADNVIVADRTEIRQYMYLTNQITVTSAQKAADQAGLGLDFTQLTNTASMLARYNVKLLGTTGTAGKRVYQLEATPRTGGGDSSRVWITEAGWRPTRIQLLSGGKTIADLTVSSYKVNSGVTATAIRQLPKDAQIIRQ; this is encoded by the coding sequence ATGAGCAAACGCCTGACCCTGACCCTCCTTGCGGGCCTCCTGAGCGTCGCGGGCGCGCAGTCCGCGCAGGACATCGTGAACAAGGTGGACGCCGCGCAGAAGGCCGCCAAGGACGTCTCCTTCCGCCTCAGTGGGAACGCCAGCTTCGACAGCGCCGCGCAGAAGATCGACCTGACCGTCAAGGCCATCCCCGCCCAGAGCCTCGCCCGGGTGCAGTTCATGGCGCCCGACGCGCTGGCCGACAACGTCATCGTGGCCGACAGGACCGAGATCCGCCAGTACATGTACCTCACCAATCAGATCACCGTGACCAGCGCGCAGAAGGCCGCCGATCAGGCGGGGCTGGGCCTGGACTTCACGCAGCTGACGAACACCGCCAGCATGCTCGCCCGTTACAACGTCAAGCTCCTCGGGACCACGGGGACGGCCGGGAAGCGCGTGTACCAGCTGGAAGCCACGCCCAGGACCGGCGGCGGCGACAGCAGCCGCGTGTGGATCACCGAGGCCGGCTGGCGCCCCACGCGCATCCAGCTGCTCAGCGGCGGCAAGACCATCGCGGACCTGACCGTCAGCAGCTACAAGGTGAACAGCGGCGTCACCGCGACTGCGATCCGCCAGCTCCCCAAGGACGCGCAGATCATCAGGCAGTAA
- a CDS encoding LEA type 2 family protein, whose protein sequence is MRPLPALTAVLPALLLGACAPLQQIALVPQVEVQGVRLTSLTLPGGFGRAPVANLTLNLRVTNPNPLPLRVANLAGSLIIDGANVGDVTFPNVALPARGSAEQLAQVSVPVTLNTAASFLKVARGQLVTYRVDGGFTADFGPLGLQQFGPFTLSQGQWKQDPIIPF, encoded by the coding sequence ATGCGACCCCTCCCTGCCCTGACGGCCGTCCTGCCCGCCCTGCTCCTGGGGGCCTGCGCGCCCCTGCAACAGATCGCGCTGGTCCCGCAGGTCGAGGTGCAGGGCGTGCGCCTGACCAGCCTGACCCTGCCGGGGGGCTTCGGTCGCGCGCCCGTCGCGAACCTGACCCTGAACCTGCGCGTCACGAACCCCAACCCCCTGCCCCTGCGCGTCGCGAATCTGGCGGGCTCCCTGATCATCGACGGGGCGAACGTCGGGGACGTGACCTTCCCGAACGTCGCCCTGCCCGCGCGCGGCAGCGCCGAGCAACTCGCGCAGGTCAGTGTGCCCGTCACGCTGAACACCGCCGCGTCGTTCCTGAAGGTCGCGCGCGGGCAACTGGTCACGTACCGCGTGGACGGCGGCTTCACCGCCGATTTCGGCCCGCTGGGCCTCCAGCAGTTCGGGCCGTTCACCCTGTCGCAGGGCCAGTGGAAGCAGGACCCGATCATCCCGTTCTGA
- a CDS encoding Crp/Fnr family transcriptional regulator, which produces MARQDDLKRSPLFQNVPQEALLEASQVTTERHFRAGQAILEQDAEGEALHLITRGVVRVSRVSLGSRERVMGDVYAPAVVGETAVLGGGERSATVRALSDVTTLMLYRTHFQQILRRYPDVLWNLSAMLVQRVTFLNDELIAFGLNTEAALSHVFTNLYQQRVRAGVPNPEVLPLSTQDIMARISSSRETVSRVMRRLQQAGLVKSNGQQVILLDVDGLLGITLEEAEQAE; this is translated from the coding sequence ATGGCCCGGCAGGACGATCTCAAGCGCTCACCACTCTTTCAGAATGTGCCCCAGGAGGCGCTGCTGGAAGCGTCCCAGGTGACCACCGAACGTCACTTCCGGGCCGGTCAGGCCATCCTGGAACAGGACGCCGAGGGTGAGGCGCTGCACCTGATCACCCGCGGCGTCGTCCGCGTGTCCCGCGTCAGCCTGGGCAGCCGCGAACGGGTCATGGGCGACGTGTACGCCCCGGCCGTCGTCGGCGAGACGGCCGTGCTCGGCGGCGGGGAACGCAGCGCCACCGTCCGCGCCCTGAGCGACGTCACCACCCTGATGCTGTACCGCACGCACTTCCAGCAGATCCTGCGCCGCTATCCCGACGTGCTGTGGAACCTCAGCGCCATGCTCGTGCAACGCGTCACGTTCCTGAACGACGAGCTGATCGCCTTCGGCCTGAACACCGAGGCCGCCCTCAGTCACGTCTTTACGAACCTCTACCAGCAGCGCGTCCGCGCCGGCGTTCCCAACCCCGAGGTGCTCCCCCTGAGTACCCAGGACATCATGGCCCGCATCTCGTCCAGCCGCGAGACCGTCTCACGTGTCATGCGCCGCCTCCAGCAGGCCGGACTGGTCAAGAGCAACGGCCAGCAGGTCATCCTCCTGGACGTGGACGGTCTGCTGGGCATCACTCTGGAAGAAGCCGAACAGGCCGAGTAG
- a CDS encoding ABC transporter ATP-binding protein — protein sequence MRRVTRAPTSVRTVPPALEGRALVQAFGAQTVLRGVSVAVQPGEVVAVTGPSGSGKSTLLHLLGGLDTPQSGEVHWAGERVDSLGTQLRAQRRAAQLGLVFQHHYLLEDLTVLDNVLIPTRLSGRGDGVRARDLLARVGLSGREDAYPGVLSGGERQRVAVARALAAHPAVVLADEPTGSLDRANAQAVAQLLVNLAREEGAGVLLVTHDDRLTRYADRTLHLLDGQFTDEAPDFA from the coding sequence ATGCGCCGCGTGACCCGCGCGCCCACCTCCGTCCGCACCGTTCCCCCGGCCCTGGAGGGCCGCGCGCTGGTCCAGGCCTTCGGCGCGCAGACGGTCTTGCGCGGCGTGAGCGTCGCCGTGCAGCCGGGTGAAGTGGTGGCCGTGACGGGCCCGTCGGGCAGCGGCAAGAGCACGCTGCTGCACCTGCTGGGCGGCCTGGACACCCCGCAGTCGGGCGAGGTGCACTGGGCAGGCGAGCGGGTGGATTCACTGGGGACGCAGCTGCGCGCGCAGCGCCGCGCCGCGCAGCTGGGGCTGGTGTTCCAGCATCACTACCTGCTGGAGGACCTGACGGTGCTGGACAACGTCCTGATTCCCACGCGGCTGTCCGGCCGGGGCGACGGGGTGAGGGCGCGGGACCTGCTGGCGCGGGTGGGCCTGTCGGGCCGTGAGGACGCGTACCCGGGCGTGCTCAGTGGCGGGGAGCGGCAGCGGGTGGCGGTGGCGCGGGCGCTGGCGGCGCACCCGGCCGTGGTGCTGGCCGACGAGCCGACCGGCAGTCTGGACCGCGCGAACGCGCAGGCGGTCGCGCAGCTGCTCGTGAATCTCGCGCGGGAGGAGGGAGCGGGCGTGCTGCTCGTCACGCACGACGACCGCCTGACCCGCTACGCGGACCGCACGCTGCACCTCCTCGACGGGCAGTTCACGGACGAGGCCCCGGACTTCGCGTGA
- a CDS encoding alpha/beta fold hydrolase: MTHSRTELRATPRPSRVRRAVTLGLLLGGLTVGAVAAAQTQVAAAQTAAAPAATTTLRPALSGERRFLTLPGFGRVAYYADPRGEGRPLILTVSVNAAASAYEMKPLWDAFAGKRPVYVLEWPGFGSSDRPDVQYTSELMTGALTALVAEVGRDVDVVALSLGSEFAARAALQEPRIRTLALISPSGLGQPRGGTQRAADEDGGQTLYNRLNAVSTPLYALLRTRISIEYFLSRSFRGVVDQGLVNYSLDTTRQPGAKYAPVYFISGQLFTADAYGDLYSRLQIPTLVLYDQDAFVSFDRLPQFTAQPGVRAVRIQGTDGLPHFEKTSEVVEALGAFWAAP, translated from the coding sequence ATGACGCACTCCCGCACCGAGCTCCGCGCGACCCCCCGCCCCAGCCGGGTGCGCCGCGCCGTGACCCTGGGTCTGCTGCTGGGCGGCCTGACCGTGGGCGCCGTCGCTGCCGCGCAGACCCAGGTGGCCGCCGCCCAGACCGCTGCCGCCCCCGCCGCGACCACCACCCTGCGTCCCGCCCTGAGTGGCGAGCGCCGGTTCCTGACCCTGCCGGGCTTCGGGCGGGTCGCGTACTACGCCGACCCGCGTGGCGAGGGCCGTCCCCTGATCCTGACCGTCAGCGTGAACGCCGCCGCCAGCGCCTACGAGATGAAGCCGCTGTGGGACGCCTTCGCCGGGAAGCGCCCGGTGTACGTGCTGGAATGGCCGGGCTTCGGCAGCAGCGACCGCCCGGACGTGCAGTACACCTCCGAGCTGATGACGGGTGCCCTGACCGCCCTGGTCGCCGAGGTGGGCCGCGACGTGGACGTCGTCGCCCTGAGCCTGGGCAGCGAATTCGCCGCGCGCGCCGCGCTGCAGGAGCCCCGCATCCGCACGCTGGCCCTGATCAGCCCCAGCGGCCTGGGCCAGCCGCGCGGCGGCACCCAGCGCGCTGCGGACGAGGACGGCGGGCAGACCCTCTACAACCGCCTGAACGCCGTCAGCACCCCGCTGTACGCGCTGCTGCGGACCCGCATCAGCATCGAGTACTTCCTGAGCCGCTCCTTCCGGGGTGTCGTGGACCAGGGCCTCGTGAACTACTCGCTGGACACCACCCGGCAGCCCGGCGCGAAGTACGCCCCGGTGTACTTCATCAGCGGGCAGCTGTTCACCGCCGACGCCTACGGCGACCTCTACAGCCGCCTGCAGATTCCCACGCTGGTGCTGTACGACCAGGACGCCTTCGTGTCCTTCGACCGCCTCCCGCAGTTCACGGCGCAACCCGGCGTGCGCGCCGTGCGCATCCAGGGCACCGACGGCCTGCCGCACTTTGAGAAGACCAGCGAGGTGGTCGAGGCGCTCGGGGCGTTCTGGGCCGCGCCCTGA
- a CDS encoding DUF1844 domain-containing protein, producing the protein MPNPEFVGLVNSLQATAEAALGDLNAATASAARDGLLEERRARQTAERSLKLLTMLAEKTRGNLDFTEADLLTGAIGSVRERLAAPSASPDAAPDAN; encoded by the coding sequence ATGCCGAACCCCGAATTCGTCGGACTCGTGAACTCCCTGCAGGCGACCGCCGAGGCCGCCCTGGGCGACCTGAACGCCGCCACCGCCAGCGCCGCCCGCGACGGCCTGCTGGAAGAACGCCGCGCCCGCCAGACCGCCGAGCGCAGCCTGAAACTCCTGACCATGCTCGCCGAGAAGACCCGCGGCAACCTGGACTTCACCGAGGCCGACCTGCTCACAGGCGCCATCGGCAGCGTCCGCGAACGCCTCGCCGCGCCCAGCGCCAGCCCCGACGCTGCTCCCGACGCGAACTGA
- the dtd gene encoding D-aminoacyl-tRNA deacylase, whose product MRATLQRVTRATCTVDGALTGQTGPGLLVLLGVAPGDTDATAHAMAAKIAKLRIFGDEQGRMNRSVQDIGGGILSVSQFTLYADTRGGNRPSFTAAAPPDHARALYHTFNAALRALGLPVGEGVFGAHMVLDLTNDGPVTLTLDLD is encoded by the coding sequence GTGCGAGCCACCCTCCAGCGTGTCACCCGCGCCACCTGCACCGTCGACGGTGCACTGACCGGGCAGACCGGCCCCGGCCTGCTCGTCCTGCTGGGCGTCGCGCCCGGCGACACCGACGCCACCGCCCACGCCATGGCCGCCAAGATCGCCAAGCTGCGCATCTTCGGCGACGAGCAGGGCCGCATGAACCGCAGCGTGCAGGACATCGGCGGCGGCATCCTGAGCGTCAGCCAGTTCACGCTGTACGCCGACACGCGCGGCGGCAACCGCCCCAGCTTCACCGCCGCCGCCCCGCCCGACCACGCCCGCGCGCTGTACCACACCTTCAACGCCGCGCTGCGCGCCCTGGGCCTCCCGGTCGGCGAGGGCGTCTTCGGCGCGCACATGGTCCTCGACCTGACCAACGACGGCCCCGTCACCCTGACCCTCGACCTCGACTGA
- a CDS encoding C40 family peptidase, with protein MKATRALLTLLALCGTATAASYTVKPGDSLYSIAKKAGVDAPTLMKLNKLPSTTIQVGQTLNLGGTPAPAARPQAAAPAAAPQGVSIRAAATRFLGARYVLGATGGGALDCSSYTMSVFRQLGINLPRTAAQQWRVGSAVSRRDLRAGDLVFFNTMGRTASHVGVYLGDGMMANANSYRGRTVIEPLFANSYWASRYDGARRVLN; from the coding sequence ATGAAAGCCACGCGCGCCCTCCTGACCCTCCTGGCCCTGTGCGGAACCGCCACCGCCGCCTCCTACACCGTCAAACCCGGCGACTCCCTGTACTCCATCGCCAAGAAGGCCGGGGTGGACGCCCCCACCCTGATGAAACTGAACAAGCTGCCCAGCACCACCATCCAGGTCGGGCAGACCCTCAACCTGGGCGGCACCCCCGCACCCGCCGCGCGCCCCCAGGCCGCCGCGCCCGCCGCGGCCCCCCAGGGCGTCAGCATCCGCGCCGCCGCCACCCGCTTCCTCGGCGCCCGCTACGTGCTCGGCGCGACCGGCGGCGGCGCCCTGGACTGCAGCAGCTACACCATGAGCGTCTTCCGCCAGCTGGGCATCAACCTGCCCCGCACCGCCGCGCAGCAGTGGCGGGTCGGCAGCGCCGTCAGCCGCCGCGACCTGCGCGCCGGGGACCTCGTGTTCTTCAACACCATGGGCCGCACCGCCAGCCACGTCGGCGTGTACCTCGGCGACGGCATGATGGCCAACGCCAACAGCTACCGCGGCCGCACCGTGATTGAACCCCTCTTCGCGAACTCCTACTGGGCCAGCCGCTACGACGGCGCCCGCCGCGTCCTGAACTGA
- a CDS encoding polyprenyl synthetase family protein — protein sequence MRAELLSRVLSLLPDPAHAGRPELAAYHAMLRDYPGRGGKGIRSDLLLASARAHGVQPGTPAWEGALWLAAALELFQNWVLIHDDIEDDSEERRGRPALHRLHGVPLAINAGDGLHAYMWAAVHRAGVPGAMEAFLEMIHRTAEGQHLDLGWVEAREWNLTERDYLDMVRLKTAYYTVVVPLQLGALAAGAAPHPDFLPAGLALGAAFQIRDDVLNLNGDPAKYGKEIGGDLLEGKRTLIVLHWLAHAPADQRDAFLAQMHRDRPDKDAGVIADIHRWLLESGSVAYAQAYADREAVTGLAALEGALADAANPQAAQDLLGAMRTLATRDY from the coding sequence ATGCGTGCCGAACTGCTGTCCCGCGTGCTGTCCCTGCTGCCCGACCCGGCCCACGCCGGGCGGCCCGAACTCGCCGCGTACCACGCGATGCTGCGCGACTACCCCGGGCGCGGCGGCAAGGGCATCCGCAGCGACCTGCTGCTCGCCAGCGCCCGCGCGCACGGCGTGCAGCCCGGAACCCCGGCGTGGGAGGGTGCGCTGTGGCTCGCCGCGGCGCTGGAACTCTTCCAGAACTGGGTGCTGATCCACGACGACATCGAGGACGACAGCGAGGAACGCCGCGGCCGCCCGGCCCTGCACCGCCTGCACGGCGTGCCCCTGGCGATCAACGCCGGGGACGGCCTGCACGCCTACATGTGGGCGGCCGTGCACCGCGCGGGCGTGCCCGGCGCGATGGAGGCGTTCCTGGAGATGATCCACCGCACCGCCGAGGGCCAGCACCTCGACCTGGGCTGGGTGGAGGCCCGCGAGTGGAATCTGACCGAGCGCGATTACCTGGACATGGTGCGCCTGAAGACCGCGTACTACACGGTCGTCGTGCCGCTGCAACTGGGCGCGCTGGCCGCCGGGGCCGCGCCGCACCCGGACTTCCTGCCGGCCGGGCTGGCGCTGGGCGCGGCGTTCCAGATCCGCGACGACGTGCTGAACCTGAACGGCGACCCCGCCAAATATGGCAAGGAGATCGGCGGCGACCTGCTGGAGGGTAAACGCACCCTGATCGTCCTGCACTGGCTGGCCCACGCCCCCGCCGATCAGCGTGACGCCTTCCTGGCGCAGATGCACCGTGACCGCCCCGACAAGGACGCGGGCGTCATCGCGGACATTCACCGCTGGCTGCTGGAGAGCGGCAGCGTCGCCTACGCGCAGGCCTACGCCGACCGTGAGGCCGTCACGGGCCTCGCCGCGCTGGAGGGGGCCCTGGCGGACGCCGCGAACCCGCAGGCGGCGCAGGACCTGCTGGGCGCCATGCGGACCCTCGCGACCCGCGATTACTGA
- a CDS encoding N-formylglutamate amidohydrolase, translated as MPELNRLLVVTPHPSGALPAEVLSDMLGPDLLNARARESLLSRVFLDGDPYTDLIFHLPGARSVQAAWSRFAVDLNRERDDRDENGVIKRGTFDRQSLYPPEFTLSEAARETRLRRYWDPFHALVTLEAQEAALLIVGHCMAPNGPALSHDTGTPRPGLCLMTGTDDAPTFPRAGWEALRAACADAFAPVLAGTPHPDVQVGVPWQTDTISAAYAAPGRAAFGIEVNSGLYLNADGTPRHDVIRALNEAFARSAPQALALARG; from the coding sequence GTGCCTGAACTGAACCGACTGCTGGTCGTGACGCCGCACCCGTCCGGCGCGCTGCCCGCCGAGGTGCTGAGCGACATGCTCGGCCCGGACCTCCTGAACGCCAGGGCGCGCGAGTCGCTCCTGAGCCGTGTGTTCCTGGACGGCGACCCGTACACCGACCTGATCTTCCACCTGCCGGGCGCGCGCAGCGTGCAGGCCGCCTGGAGTCGCTTCGCGGTGGACCTGAACCGCGAGCGGGACGACCGGGACGAGAACGGCGTGATCAAACGCGGCACCTTCGACCGTCAGTCCCTCTACCCGCCGGAGTTCACGCTGAGCGAGGCGGCGCGCGAAACCCGGCTGCGCCGCTACTGGGATCCCTTCCACGCGCTCGTGACCCTGGAGGCGCAGGAGGCCGCGCTGCTCATCGTGGGGCACTGCATGGCCCCAAACGGCCCGGCTCTGAGCCACGACACGGGCACACCCCGCCCGGGCCTGTGCCTGATGACCGGCACGGACGATGCCCCCACCTTCCCGCGCGCGGGGTGGGAGGCCCTGCGCGCCGCCTGCGCCGACGCCTTCGCGCCCGTGCTGGCGGGCACCCCCCACCCAGACGTGCAGGTGGGCGTGCCGTGGCAGACCGACACCATCAGCGCCGCGTACGCAGCGCCGGGCCGCGCGGCGTTCGGCATCGAGGTGAACTCCGGGCTGTACCTGAACGCGGACGGCACGCCCCGCCACGACGTGATCCGCGCGCTGAACGAGGCCTTCGCCCGCTCCGCCCCGCAGGCCCTGGCCCTCGCCCGGGGCTGA
- a CDS encoding LysM peptidoglycan-binding domain-containing M23 family metallopeptidase — protein MTRRTLAALVLLTALPALAAPYVVRAGDTLYSIARVNGTTVDALLRLNNLSGTTLEVGQTLQLPARGETPPTATEKPGLPAPLPAGQLAPTPATARIAGVNITVPTSLRMGDAFLLGLSGARAAQATVRFPSEVGEDVRMPNEVLRPIGGAGQFVVVGRVVLGKTTPVVYEVSLDGELVRGRIPVLGLEDPIQHLNLPPSVSKVLVDPARAAEDALVEKAYARRTPQAWSRPFAPALRGVSPTSSSFGQPRTYVAGGPVAYHFGTDYPAKAGTPVLAVNDGTVVIAGRYPVRGGLVVIDHGAGVVSLYFHQSRVTARVGQKVKRGDKVGEVGNTGLSAGSHLHLEIRVRGEGTNPAGWVGRLWPR, from the coding sequence ATGACGCGCCGAACGCTGGCCGCCCTTGTGCTCCTGACCGCGCTGCCGGCCCTGGCCGCCCCGTACGTGGTGCGGGCCGGGGACACGCTGTACTCGATCGCGCGGGTGAACGGGACGACCGTGGACGCCCTGCTGCGGCTGAACAACCTGTCCGGCACCACGCTGGAGGTCGGGCAGACGTTGCAACTGCCCGCCAGGGGCGAGACGCCGCCCACCGCGACCGAGAAGCCGGGCCTGCCCGCGCCGCTCCCGGCGGGGCAGCTGGCGCCCACGCCCGCCACGGCCCGCATCGCGGGCGTGAACATCACGGTGCCCACCAGCCTGCGCATGGGTGACGCGTTCCTGCTGGGCCTGAGCGGCGCGCGGGCCGCGCAGGCGACCGTGCGTTTCCCCAGCGAGGTCGGCGAGGACGTCCGGATGCCCAACGAGGTCCTGCGGCCCATCGGCGGCGCCGGGCAGTTCGTGGTGGTGGGCCGCGTGGTGCTGGGCAAGACCACCCCGGTCGTGTACGAGGTGAGCCTGGACGGGGAGCTCGTGCGCGGCCGCATCCCGGTGCTGGGCCTGGAAGATCCCATCCAGCACCTGAACCTGCCCCCCAGCGTGAGCAAGGTGCTGGTGGACCCCGCCCGCGCAGCGGAGGACGCGCTGGTGGAGAAGGCATACGCACGCCGCACCCCGCAGGCCTGGAGCAGACCCTTCGCGCCCGCGCTCAGGGGCGTGTCACCGACCAGTTCGTCGTTCGGGCAGCCGCGCACGTACGTGGCGGGCGGCCCGGTCGCGTATCACTTCGGCACCGACTACCCCGCGAAGGCCGGGACGCCCGTGCTGGCCGTCAACGACGGGACGGTCGTGATCGCCGGGCGCTACCCGGTACGCGGCGGTCTGGTCGTCATCGACCACGGGGCGGGTGTGGTGAGCCTGTACTTCCACCAGAGCCGCGTGACCGCCAGGGTCGGGCAGAAGGTGAAGAGGGGCGACAAGGTCGGCGAGGTCGGCAACACCGGCCTGAGCGCCGGGTCGCACCTGCACCTGGAGATCCGCGTGCGCGGCGAGGGCACCAACCCCGCCGGGTGGGTGGGGCGCCTGTGGCCCCGCTGA